From Oryzias melastigma strain HK-1 linkage group LG15, ASM292280v2, whole genome shotgun sequence, one genomic window encodes:
- the phf3 gene encoding PHD finger protein 3 isoform X3 has protein sequence MDIVDPLSHLIPSDQLDESLVIGQNLESEASNEFRPGHKPEDSLKNMLSDKDPMFGCANTQFNLLDHEDPAFQIADSAGPDSGSTSKDTTNCRSGPKRRMPTNSLIRGKPGRKPVNRLRNSFLIEKGVKGPKLKKELTSGGRINIHDLDGGSWLSPAVVLRRLTVTIGGFKIELLPGPSYMQSGDISQLAGLDETMYQSDIGLAMLPDAVISGQNPISESIVEMDPQKSDADEVALGLGPYVNPNDVQTSNGTCVENPSMPERKHEDPSGTGKQKPGDVKHPHRSHNNTAAVCKKTEDKEKRHTVVKTTPKAKPGPASSKNKDLVPCKTSIAMKDHKVTELKPSKSIERADLHKLKSPKDKMVVSSLKRPSEVSQSEHTAKVQKVHGSSEVKTEPKSPVSPTKKIHMPGSRAGDHQGSTKSNAPHHVCKVEPSHQTHNHPGNSLKPPQEAGSDNFKLKKLEKILQRQKSRNSRSISVEEPQLFVPDNAPAVKKEAAEEQPVTSESVWDGNNCCGLCKKHHNNMFMVGCGRCDDWFHGDCVGLDLAKVREMEEEDQMYVCLKCCEEESKKVEPEPQTAAKSETQEKTQVHDHKLPPRAHPGSSQTPPPGGVKPVRNLTHPLILFIASVTNLTTDSERRHSTGAREVTHKTGAHQKHETKNKPTALASKKPVSVDAIRRSVRDSLKEILTQRLKESDLHISVERASEVAKKTEKELFHLFKDTDHKYKNKYRSLIFNLKDTKNNVLFKRVLKGEISPANLIRMSPEELASKELAAWRQRENRHTIEMIEKEQREVERRPITKITHKGEIEIESQEPLKVTEPVEIELPPVVTEVPAETPKSPEKKAELIKKEKDTTSQHKSHLFDLHCKICTGRMAPPAEEGPSKAAKVATTVVRRQSTKTEEAQVANPPAIDDDLHLTVLEESFRNAKSGLDVRSDHASGRDEEAAFLSNLKPLWRGFIHMHSVAKLVTRAFPVSGALDNLTEDLPDSIQVGGRISPQTVWDYLEKIRATGTKEVCLVRFTPETEEDEISYTLLYAYFSSRKRFGVVSNNLKQVKDMYLIPLGSVEKVPHQLVPFDGPGLENNRSNLLLGLLIRQRPKREFLPVDVNESVKIVPETKPITVPSKSTRETEEEEKHFLSSLMPTNKKDVDKPLDTAEEESVAESFEESSGAEEPGSQEPLKPLRFLPGVLVGWGGELPPLPDFSDKPMTAGDEAVKIKPPSKSNAVTDNAKGPTAAAPRFVIKKKEAKPNKTEAEVKVSAPNNSSKKDSAVTVHHASVTLKDKPPDVSTEAFLAGLSAAASVTKSGSAVSTNSDASLLSESEKPTEGNSSSQSQAALDHTNSSKPPLSGILKKSAYSSVQEDKTMVLHKDKASLPNPSSPKAVPVSSIRSEPVLPFHQGYLQLSQARTKDQNQTALPSFLTKKNNPGTGQPAAAEKQTLHSATAQAEGSTEASGPQNEQGDSGPLQEQLHGSSEASDVLPSDTSSTPQTDDQQSQNQDSQSELSGQSSPPAKDHKHPHEQYSDPWERPRNSDDRDHYGRHGHNREPHHGKKSRHHDREKKHDYSHEDKYRDRSRHHGHSDDRRGERRKERYHGEDHSSRHKDRHHHRRESEYENSRRSYS, from the exons ATGGATATTGTGGACCCCTTAAGCCATTTAATACCCAGTGATCAGTTGGATGAGTCCCTGGTAATTGGTCAGAACTTGGAATCTGAGGCCAGTAATGAGTTTCGACCGGGACACAAACCTGAAGACTCTCTAAAGAACATGCTGAGTGACAAAGATCCCATGTTTGGATGTGCAAACACTCAGTTCAATCTGCTGGACCATGAGGATCCCGCTTTTCAGATTGCTGATTCGGCAG GTCCAGACAGCGGTTCCACGTCTAAAGACACCACAA ACTGCAGAAGTGGCCCCAAGCGTAGGATGCCCACAAACTCCTTAATTCGAGGAAAACCAGGAAGAAAACCAGTCAACAGGCTACGCAACTCCTTCCTTATCGAGAAAGGAGTTAAAGGGCCCAAGCTTAAGAAGGAACTGACTTCAGGAGGTCGCATTAATATTCATGATCTCGATGGTGGATCGTGGTTGAGTCCAGCAGTTGTGTTGAGGCGACTAACAGTTACAATTGGAGGATTTAAGATTGAATTGCTTCCAGGACCTTCTTACATGCAAAGTGGCGATATAAGCCAGTTGGCAGGCTTGGATGAGACCATGTATCAGTCTGATATTGGTTTGGCCATGCTTCCAGACGCTGTGATCAGCGGACAAAACCCTATATCAGAAAGCATAGTAGAGATGGATCCTCAAAAGAGTGATGCTGATGAGGTCGCTCTTGGGCTGGGCCCATACGTGAACCCTAACGACGTGCAGACATCCAACGGGACCTGTGTGGAGAACCCATCCATGCCAGAGAGAAAACATGAAGATCCGAGTGGTACAGGAAAGCAAAAGCCAGGCGATGTCAAACACCCACACCGCAGTCACAATAACACAGCTGCTGTTTGTAAAAAGactgaggacaaagaaaagCGGCACACTGTAGTCAAAACAACCCCCAAAGCTAAGCCAGGGCCTGCATCTAGTAAGAACAAGGACTTAGTTCCATGTAAAACAAGCATCGCAATGAAGGACCATAAAGTGACTGAATTAAAGCCATCCAAAAGTATAGAAAGAGCAGACCTGCACAAACTGAAATCCCCCAAGGATAAAATGGTGGTTTCATCTTTGAAAAGACCTTCAGAGGTCTCTCAAAGCGAGCACACTGCCAAAGTGCAGAAGGTCCATGGCTCCAGTGAAGTTAAAACGGAGCCAAAATCTCCAGTTTCTCCAACAAAGAAGATCCACATGCCCGGCAGCCGTGCTGGGGATCACCAGGGATCAACCAAGTCAAATGCGCCTCACCATGTGTGCAAAGTTGAACCGTCTCACCAAACGCACAACCATCCTGGCAATTCTTTAAAACCCCCTCAGGAGGCAGGCAGTGacaattttaaactgaaaaagctaGAAAAGATTCTTCAGAGGCAGAAAAGTAGAAATTCAAGAAGCATCTCGGTGGAGGAACCCCAGCTTTTCGTTCCAGACAATGCTCCTGCTGTGAAGAAGGAAGCCGCTGAAGAGCAACCGGTGACGAGTGAGAGTGTCTGGGATGGAAACAACTGTTGTGGTCTGTGCAAAAAACACCACAATAACAT GTTTATGGTTGGTTGTGGTCGCTGTGACGACTGGTTCCACGGCGACTGCGTTGGTCTCGACTTGGCCAAAGTACgggagatggaggaggaggaccagATGTATGTGTGCTTGAAATGCTGCGAGGAGGAAAGCAAGAAGGTGGAGCCTGAACCCCAGACAGCTGCCAAGTCCGAGACTCAAGAAAAGACTCAGGTACACGATCACAAGCTGCCTCCTAGAGCCCACCCAGGATCCTCCCAGACTCCTCCACCAGGGGGGGTCAAACCAGTAAGAAAT CTAACTCATCCTCTGATATTATTCATAGCCAGTGTTACCAACCTTACAacg GATTCAGAAAGAAGACATTCCACTGGAGCCAGAGAGGTCACTCACAAAACAG GTGCTCACCAAAAACATGAGACCAAAAACAAGCCTACAGCTTTGGCTTCAAAAAAACCAGTGTCTGTCGATGCAATTCGGCGAAGTGTCCGAGATTCCCTCAAAGAAATCCTCACACAAAG GTTAAAAGAGTCAGATTTACACATTTCAGTGGAGAGAGCCTCTGAGGTTGCCAAGAAGACAGAGAAGGAGCTCTTTCATCTCTTTAAAGACACTgatcacaaatacaaaaacaagtacagaagtttaatttttaacctcaaagatacaaaaaataac GTCCTCTTCAAAAGGGTTCTAAAAGGAGAAATCTCTCCTGCTAATTTAATCCGCATGAGTCCTGAGGAGCTGGCCTCAAAGGAGTTAGCTGCCTGGCGacaaagagaaaacagacaT ACAATTGAGATGATTGAAAAAGAGCAGAGGGAGGTAGAGAGGCGACCCATCACTAAAATCACCCACAAAGGTGAAATTGAAATTGAGAGCCAGGAACCACTGAAAGTAACGGAGCCGGTCGAG attgagCTTCCTCCTGTTGTGACTGAAGTCCCAGCAGAAACCCCCAAAAGTCCAGAGAAAAAGGCAGAACTCATAAAGAAAGAGAAGGACACTACAAGTCAACACAAGTCTCACCTTTTTGATCTGCACTGCAAAATCTGCACAG GTCGCATGGCCCCCCCAGCAGAAGAGGGACCAAGCAAAGCAGCCAAAGTAGCGACCACTGTGGTTCGGAGGCAGTCAACCAAAACTGAGGAGGCACAGGTTGCAAACCCCCCAGCAATCGACGATGACCTACACCTCACTGTTTTAGAGGAGAGCTTCCGAAATGCCAAGTCAGGGCTTGATGTTAG ATCGGATCATGCAAGTGGACGGGATGAAGAGGCTGCTTTTCTGTCCAACCTGAAGCCGCTGTGGCGAGGATTCATTCATATGCACTCAGTGGCTAAACTTGTGACAAGAGCTTTTCCAGTTTCTGGAGCTTTGGACAATTTAACAGAG GATCTTCCCGACAGCATCCAGGTTGGAGGAAGGATAAGTCCTCAGACAGTTTGGGACTACTTGGAGAAGATTCGGGCAACTGGGACAAAA gaaGTCTGTCTGGTTCGCTTCACCCCTGAGACGGAGGAAGATGAGATCTCTTACACCCTCCTTTATGCCTACTTCAGTAGTCGCAAGCGTTTTGGAGTAGTGTCCAATAACCTGAAACAAGTAAAGGACATGTACCTCATTCCTTTGGGCTCTGTAGAGAAAGTTCCTCATCAGCTTGTTCCCTTTGATGGACCAG GTTTGGAGAACAACCGCAGTAATCTTCTGCTTGGACTCCTAATTCGCCAAAGGCCAAAAAGGGAGTTTCTTCCAGTGGATGTGAATGAATCTGTAAAGATTGTTCCTGAAACTAAACCCATCACTGTTCCGTCAAAATCTACCAGAgaaacagaggaggaagagaaacACTTCCTGTCCTCCTTAATGCCTACCAACAAGAAAGATGTGGACAAACCGCTCGACACCGCTGAAGAAGAGTCGGTCGCCGAGTCTTTTGAAGAATCATCTGGAGCAGAGGAGCCTGGTAGTCAGGAACCACTAAAACCACTTCGCTTTCTCCCAGGTGTGTTGGTGGGCTGGGGTGGAGAGTTACCACCTCTGCCAGACTTTAGTGATAAACCAATGACAGCAGGAGATGAGGCGGTGAAGATTAAGCCTCCTTCTAAATCAAACGCCGTTACTGATAACGCCAAGGGTccaacagctgctgctcctcgcTTCGTCATCAAGAAGAAAGAAGCAAAACCTAATAAAACGGAAGCTGAAGTGAAAGTTTCTGCTCCAAACAACTCCTCAAAAAAGGATAGTGCAGTAACGGTCCATCACGCATCAGTCACACTGAAAGATAAACCCCCAGATGTGTCAACTGAAGCATTCCTGGCAGGCTTGTCTGCGGCTGCAAGTGTTACTAAGAGTGGCAGTGCTGTCTCCACAAACAGTGATGCTAGCCTTTTGTCTGAAAGTGAAAAACCCACTGAAGGAAATTCATCCTCGCAATCCCAGGCAGCTTTAGATCACACAAATAGCTCAAAGCCTCCTTTAAGTGGAATACTGAAAAAATCTGCATATTCCTCTGTGCAGGAAGACAAAACAATGGTGCTACACAAAGATAAAGCCAGCCTCCCGAATCCGTCAAGTCCTAAAGCGGTTCCTGTGAGCAGCATTAGAAGTGAACCAGTGTTGCCTTTTCATCAAGGATATTTGCAGCTCTCCCAGGCAAGAACAAAAGACCAAAACCAGACTGCTTTGCCATCGTTTCTCACTAAAAAGAACAATCCTGGAACAGGCCAGCCCGCCGCCGCAGAAAAGCAAACACTGCATTCTGCTACAGCTCAAGCAGAGGGCAGCACGGAAGCTTCTGGACCCCAAAATGAACAGGGCGACTCAGGACCTTTGCAGGAGCAGCTTCACGGAAGCAGTGAGGCCTCAGATGTTCTACCATCTGACACCAGCTCCACCCCGCAAACAGACGACCAGCAGTCCCAAAACCAAGACAGTCAGTCGGAGCTTTCTGGTCAAAGCTCGCCTCCGGCCAAAGACCACAAACACCCACACGAACAATACAGCGACCCGTGGGAGAGGCCGCGCAACTCTGACGATAGAGATCACTACGGGAGGCACGGCCACAACAGAGAGCCCCACCACGGCAAAAAAAGCCGGCACCACGACAGAGAGAAGAAGCACGACTACAGCCACGAAGACAAGTACAGGGACCGGAGCAGGCATCACGGACACTCGGACGACCGGCGCGGCGAGAGGAGGAAAGAGAGATACCACGGTGAAGATCACAGCAGCCGTCACAAGGACAGACACCACCACAGGCGGGAATCCGAGTATGAGAACAGCCGAAGAAGTTACTCCTAA
- the phf3 gene encoding PHD finger protein 3 isoform X4, whose product MDIVDPLSHLIPSDQLDESLVIGQNLESEASNEFRPGHKPEDSLKNMLSDKDPMFGCANTQFNLLDHEDPAFQIADSAGPDSGSTSKDTTSELNLAETSFEVKFLSTKIDLVSLDQNCRSGPKRRMPTNSLIRGKPGRKPVNRLRNSFLIEKGVKGPKLKKELTSGGRINIHDLDGGSWLSPAVVLRRLTVTIGGFKIELLPGPSYMQSGDISQLAGLDETMYQSDIGLAMLPDAVISGQNPISESIVEMDPQKSDADEVALGLGPYVNPNDVQTSNGTCVENPSMPERKHEDPSGTGKQKPGDVKHPHRSHNNTAAVCKKTEDKEKRHTVVKTTPKAKPGPASSKNKDLVPCKTSIAMKDHKVTELKPSKSIERADLHKLKSPKDKMVVSSLKRPSEVSQSEHTAKVQKVHGSSEVKTEPKSPVSPTKKIHMPGSRAGDHQGSTKSNAPHHVCKVEPSHQTHNHPGNSLKPPQEAGSDNFKLKKLEKILQRQKSRNSRSISVEEPQLFVPDNAPAVKKEAAEEQPVTSESVWDGNNCCGLCKKHHNNMFMVGCGRCDDWFHGDCVGLDLAKVREMEEEDQMYVCLKCCEEESKKVEPEPQTAAKSETQEKTQDSERRHSTGAREVTHKTGAHQKHETKNKPTALASKKPVSVDAIRRSVRDSLKEILTQRLKESDLHISVERASEVAKKTEKELFHLFKDTDHKYKNKYRSLIFNLKDTKNNVLFKRVLKGEISPANLIRMSPEELASKELAAWRQRENRHTIEMIEKEQREVERRPITKITHKGEIEIESQEPLKVTEPVEIELPPVVTEVPAETPKSPEKKAELIKKEKDTTSQHKSHLFDLHCKICTGRMAPPAEEGPSKAAKVATTVVRRQSTKTEEAQVANPPAIDDDLHLTVLEESFRNAKSGLDVRSDHASGRDEEAAFLSNLKPLWRGFIHMHSVAKLVTRAFPVSGALDNLTEDLPDSIQVGGRISPQTVWDYLEKIRATGTKEVCLVRFTPETEEDEISYTLLYAYFSSRKRFGVVSNNLKQVKDMYLIPLGSVEKVPHQLVPFDGPGLENNRSNLLLGLLIRQRPKREFLPVDVNESVKIVPETKPITVPSKSTRETEEEEKHFLSSLMPTNKKDVDKPLDTAEEESVAESFEESSGAEEPGSQEPLKPLRFLPGVLVGWGGELPPLPDFSDKPMTAGDEAVKIKPPSKSNAVTDNAKGPTAAAPRFVIKKKEAKPNKTEAEVKVSAPNNSSKKDSAVTVHHASVTLKDKPPDVSTEAFLAGLSAAASVTKSGSAVSTNSDASLLSESEKPTEGNSSSQSQAALDHTNSSKPPLSGILKKSAYSSVQEDKTMVLHKDKASLPNPSSPKAVPVSSIRSEPVLPFHQGYLQLSQARTKDQNQTALPSFLTKKNNPGTGQPAAAEKQTLHSATAQAEGSTEASGPQNEQGDSGPLQEQLHGSSEASDVLPSDTSSTPQTDDQQSQNQDSQSELSGQSSPPAKDHKHPHEQYSDPWERPRNSDDRDHYGRHGHNREPHHGKKSRHHDREKKHDYSHEDKYRDRSRHHGHSDDRRGERRKERYHGEDHSSRHKDRHHHRRESEYENSRRSYS is encoded by the exons ATGGATATTGTGGACCCCTTAAGCCATTTAATACCCAGTGATCAGTTGGATGAGTCCCTGGTAATTGGTCAGAACTTGGAATCTGAGGCCAGTAATGAGTTTCGACCGGGACACAAACCTGAAGACTCTCTAAAGAACATGCTGAGTGACAAAGATCCCATGTTTGGATGTGCAAACACTCAGTTCAATCTGCTGGACCATGAGGATCCCGCTTTTCAGATTGCTGATTCGGCAG GTCCAGACAGCGGTTCCACGTCTAAAGACACCACAAGTGAGCTAAATCTTGCAGAAACCTCATTTGAAGTTAAATTCCTTAGCACAAAGATAGATCTAGTCAGCTTAGATCAGA ACTGCAGAAGTGGCCCCAAGCGTAGGATGCCCACAAACTCCTTAATTCGAGGAAAACCAGGAAGAAAACCAGTCAACAGGCTACGCAACTCCTTCCTTATCGAGAAAGGAGTTAAAGGGCCCAAGCTTAAGAAGGAACTGACTTCAGGAGGTCGCATTAATATTCATGATCTCGATGGTGGATCGTGGTTGAGTCCAGCAGTTGTGTTGAGGCGACTAACAGTTACAATTGGAGGATTTAAGATTGAATTGCTTCCAGGACCTTCTTACATGCAAAGTGGCGATATAAGCCAGTTGGCAGGCTTGGATGAGACCATGTATCAGTCTGATATTGGTTTGGCCATGCTTCCAGACGCTGTGATCAGCGGACAAAACCCTATATCAGAAAGCATAGTAGAGATGGATCCTCAAAAGAGTGATGCTGATGAGGTCGCTCTTGGGCTGGGCCCATACGTGAACCCTAACGACGTGCAGACATCCAACGGGACCTGTGTGGAGAACCCATCCATGCCAGAGAGAAAACATGAAGATCCGAGTGGTACAGGAAAGCAAAAGCCAGGCGATGTCAAACACCCACACCGCAGTCACAATAACACAGCTGCTGTTTGTAAAAAGactgaggacaaagaaaagCGGCACACTGTAGTCAAAACAACCCCCAAAGCTAAGCCAGGGCCTGCATCTAGTAAGAACAAGGACTTAGTTCCATGTAAAACAAGCATCGCAATGAAGGACCATAAAGTGACTGAATTAAAGCCATCCAAAAGTATAGAAAGAGCAGACCTGCACAAACTGAAATCCCCCAAGGATAAAATGGTGGTTTCATCTTTGAAAAGACCTTCAGAGGTCTCTCAAAGCGAGCACACTGCCAAAGTGCAGAAGGTCCATGGCTCCAGTGAAGTTAAAACGGAGCCAAAATCTCCAGTTTCTCCAACAAAGAAGATCCACATGCCCGGCAGCCGTGCTGGGGATCACCAGGGATCAACCAAGTCAAATGCGCCTCACCATGTGTGCAAAGTTGAACCGTCTCACCAAACGCACAACCATCCTGGCAATTCTTTAAAACCCCCTCAGGAGGCAGGCAGTGacaattttaaactgaaaaagctaGAAAAGATTCTTCAGAGGCAGAAAAGTAGAAATTCAAGAAGCATCTCGGTGGAGGAACCCCAGCTTTTCGTTCCAGACAATGCTCCTGCTGTGAAGAAGGAAGCCGCTGAAGAGCAACCGGTGACGAGTGAGAGTGTCTGGGATGGAAACAACTGTTGTGGTCTGTGCAAAAAACACCACAATAACAT GTTTATGGTTGGTTGTGGTCGCTGTGACGACTGGTTCCACGGCGACTGCGTTGGTCTCGACTTGGCCAAAGTACgggagatggaggaggaggaccagATGTATGTGTGCTTGAAATGCTGCGAGGAGGAAAGCAAGAAGGTGGAGCCTGAACCCCAGACAGCTGCCAAGTCCGAGACTCAAGAAAAGACTCAG GATTCAGAAAGAAGACATTCCACTGGAGCCAGAGAGGTCACTCACAAAACAG GTGCTCACCAAAAACATGAGACCAAAAACAAGCCTACAGCTTTGGCTTCAAAAAAACCAGTGTCTGTCGATGCAATTCGGCGAAGTGTCCGAGATTCCCTCAAAGAAATCCTCACACAAAG GTTAAAAGAGTCAGATTTACACATTTCAGTGGAGAGAGCCTCTGAGGTTGCCAAGAAGACAGAGAAGGAGCTCTTTCATCTCTTTAAAGACACTgatcacaaatacaaaaacaagtacagaagtttaatttttaacctcaaagatacaaaaaataac GTCCTCTTCAAAAGGGTTCTAAAAGGAGAAATCTCTCCTGCTAATTTAATCCGCATGAGTCCTGAGGAGCTGGCCTCAAAGGAGTTAGCTGCCTGGCGacaaagagaaaacagacaT ACAATTGAGATGATTGAAAAAGAGCAGAGGGAGGTAGAGAGGCGACCCATCACTAAAATCACCCACAAAGGTGAAATTGAAATTGAGAGCCAGGAACCACTGAAAGTAACGGAGCCGGTCGAG attgagCTTCCTCCTGTTGTGACTGAAGTCCCAGCAGAAACCCCCAAAAGTCCAGAGAAAAAGGCAGAACTCATAAAGAAAGAGAAGGACACTACAAGTCAACACAAGTCTCACCTTTTTGATCTGCACTGCAAAATCTGCACAG GTCGCATGGCCCCCCCAGCAGAAGAGGGACCAAGCAAAGCAGCCAAAGTAGCGACCACTGTGGTTCGGAGGCAGTCAACCAAAACTGAGGAGGCACAGGTTGCAAACCCCCCAGCAATCGACGATGACCTACACCTCACTGTTTTAGAGGAGAGCTTCCGAAATGCCAAGTCAGGGCTTGATGTTAG ATCGGATCATGCAAGTGGACGGGATGAAGAGGCTGCTTTTCTGTCCAACCTGAAGCCGCTGTGGCGAGGATTCATTCATATGCACTCAGTGGCTAAACTTGTGACAAGAGCTTTTCCAGTTTCTGGAGCTTTGGACAATTTAACAGAG GATCTTCCCGACAGCATCCAGGTTGGAGGAAGGATAAGTCCTCAGACAGTTTGGGACTACTTGGAGAAGATTCGGGCAACTGGGACAAAA gaaGTCTGTCTGGTTCGCTTCACCCCTGAGACGGAGGAAGATGAGATCTCTTACACCCTCCTTTATGCCTACTTCAGTAGTCGCAAGCGTTTTGGAGTAGTGTCCAATAACCTGAAACAAGTAAAGGACATGTACCTCATTCCTTTGGGCTCTGTAGAGAAAGTTCCTCATCAGCTTGTTCCCTTTGATGGACCAG GTTTGGAGAACAACCGCAGTAATCTTCTGCTTGGACTCCTAATTCGCCAAAGGCCAAAAAGGGAGTTTCTTCCAGTGGATGTGAATGAATCTGTAAAGATTGTTCCTGAAACTAAACCCATCACTGTTCCGTCAAAATCTACCAGAgaaacagaggaggaagagaaacACTTCCTGTCCTCCTTAATGCCTACCAACAAGAAAGATGTGGACAAACCGCTCGACACCGCTGAAGAAGAGTCGGTCGCCGAGTCTTTTGAAGAATCATCTGGAGCAGAGGAGCCTGGTAGTCAGGAACCACTAAAACCACTTCGCTTTCTCCCAGGTGTGTTGGTGGGCTGGGGTGGAGAGTTACCACCTCTGCCAGACTTTAGTGATAAACCAATGACAGCAGGAGATGAGGCGGTGAAGATTAAGCCTCCTTCTAAATCAAACGCCGTTACTGATAACGCCAAGGGTccaacagctgctgctcctcgcTTCGTCATCAAGAAGAAAGAAGCAAAACCTAATAAAACGGAAGCTGAAGTGAAAGTTTCTGCTCCAAACAACTCCTCAAAAAAGGATAGTGCAGTAACGGTCCATCACGCATCAGTCACACTGAAAGATAAACCCCCAGATGTGTCAACTGAAGCATTCCTGGCAGGCTTGTCTGCGGCTGCAAGTGTTACTAAGAGTGGCAGTGCTGTCTCCACAAACAGTGATGCTAGCCTTTTGTCTGAAAGTGAAAAACCCACTGAAGGAAATTCATCCTCGCAATCCCAGGCAGCTTTAGATCACACAAATAGCTCAAAGCCTCCTTTAAGTGGAATACTGAAAAAATCTGCATATTCCTCTGTGCAGGAAGACAAAACAATGGTGCTACACAAAGATAAAGCCAGCCTCCCGAATCCGTCAAGTCCTAAAGCGGTTCCTGTGAGCAGCATTAGAAGTGAACCAGTGTTGCCTTTTCATCAAGGATATTTGCAGCTCTCCCAGGCAAGAACAAAAGACCAAAACCAGACTGCTTTGCCATCGTTTCTCACTAAAAAGAACAATCCTGGAACAGGCCAGCCCGCCGCCGCAGAAAAGCAAACACTGCATTCTGCTACAGCTCAAGCAGAGGGCAGCACGGAAGCTTCTGGACCCCAAAATGAACAGGGCGACTCAGGACCTTTGCAGGAGCAGCTTCACGGAAGCAGTGAGGCCTCAGATGTTCTACCATCTGACACCAGCTCCACCCCGCAAACAGACGACCAGCAGTCCCAAAACCAAGACAGTCAGTCGGAGCTTTCTGGTCAAAGCTCGCCTCCGGCCAAAGACCACAAACACCCACACGAACAATACAGCGACCCGTGGGAGAGGCCGCGCAACTCTGACGATAGAGATCACTACGGGAGGCACGGCCACAACAGAGAGCCCCACCACGGCAAAAAAAGCCGGCACCACGACAGAGAGAAGAAGCACGACTACAGCCACGAAGACAAGTACAGGGACCGGAGCAGGCATCACGGACACTCGGACGACCGGCGCGGCGAGAGGAGGAAAGAGAGATACCACGGTGAAGATCACAGCAGCCGTCACAAGGACAGACACCACCACAGGCGGGAATCCGAGTATGAGAACAGCCGAAGAAGTTACTCCTAA